The Algihabitans albus genome has a segment encoding these proteins:
- the odhB gene encoding 2-oxoglutarate dehydrogenase complex dihydrolipoyllysine-residue succinyltransferase: protein MASEIKVPSLGESVTEATIGQWLKQVGDDVAADEAVVELETDKVTLEVNAPEAGVLSEILAGEGDNVEVGALLARIGEGNGTAAKMPADKAPSAPAPTTAEAQAPAAPSTTPPAATGGNGQSIDVPVPSLGESVTEATVAKWLKNAGEAVKADEAIAELETDKVTLEVNAPADGVLSEILAEEDSTVEAGGLLARISAGGGAGAATAPAPATDTTTDAKAPVVAATATAPSTADRLDPAAVARSGAGGKITASDLRGWLSDQTPPSAQHLSPAVQRLVEQHALDAGLIEATGPRGRITKEDVLDVIEGRKPLRSRAAPAPTSAPTAKAPPLSGEDGPREKRVKMTKLRQTIARRLKEAQNTAAMLTTFNEIDMGGVMALRSRHKEAFEKKHGVKLGFMSFFAKACVAALEAFPAVNARIDGDEIVYNKFFDIGMAVSTPQGLMVPIIRDCDAKSFAAVEAELGDVAGRARDGKIKMEELQGGSFSITNGGIFGSLLSTPILNPPQAGILGLHKIEERPIALKGEVAIRPMMYVALSYDHRLVDGREAVGFLVKVKQAIEDPETLLLEL from the coding sequence ATGGCGAGCGAGATCAAGGTCCCCAGCCTCGGCGAGTCCGTGACCGAGGCCACCATCGGCCAGTGGCTGAAGCAGGTCGGCGACGACGTCGCGGCCGACGAGGCGGTGGTGGAACTGGAGACCGACAAGGTCACTCTGGAGGTGAATGCGCCCGAAGCCGGCGTCCTCAGCGAGATCCTGGCCGGAGAGGGCGACAATGTCGAGGTCGGCGCACTGCTGGCCCGCATCGGCGAAGGCAACGGCACGGCCGCCAAGATGCCGGCCGACAAGGCGCCGTCTGCGCCTGCGCCCACAACGGCCGAAGCGCAAGCTCCAGCGGCCCCGTCAACGACACCGCCGGCAGCGACCGGCGGCAACGGGCAAAGCATCGACGTTCCGGTGCCCAGCCTTGGCGAGTCGGTCACCGAGGCGACCGTTGCCAAGTGGCTCAAGAATGCCGGTGAAGCCGTGAAGGCCGATGAAGCGATCGCCGAGCTGGAAACCGACAAGGTGACGCTGGAAGTCAACGCACCGGCCGACGGCGTGCTCAGCGAGATCCTGGCCGAGGAGGACTCGACCGTCGAAGCAGGCGGACTGCTGGCTCGCATCTCTGCCGGCGGCGGAGCAGGTGCTGCCACGGCGCCAGCACCAGCTACGGACACGACGACGGACGCCAAGGCACCAGTAGTCGCGGCGACGGCAACCGCACCCTCAACCGCTGACCGGCTGGACCCTGCCGCCGTGGCGCGCAGCGGCGCCGGCGGAAAGATCACCGCTTCGGATCTGCGCGGCTGGCTGTCGGATCAGACGCCACCATCAGCGCAGCACCTCTCCCCGGCCGTTCAGCGCTTGGTGGAACAGCACGCACTCGATGCCGGTCTGATCGAAGCGACCGGGCCGCGGGGACGCATCACCAAGGAAGACGTGCTCGACGTGATCGAGGGCCGCAAGCCCCTGCGCAGCCGCGCAGCGCCGGCCCCGACTTCGGCGCCCACAGCCAAGGCACCGCCCCTCTCCGGCGAAGACGGCCCGCGTGAAAAGCGGGTCAAGATGACCAAGCTGCGCCAGACCATCGCCCGCCGCCTGAAGGAAGCACAGAACACCGCGGCGATGCTGACGACCTTCAACGAAATCGACATGGGCGGCGTCATGGCGCTGCGCAGCCGGCACAAGGAGGCCTTCGAGAAGAAGCACGGGGTCAAGCTCGGCTTCATGTCCTTCTTCGCCAAGGCCTGTGTCGCGGCGCTGGAGGCCTTCCCGGCGGTCAACGCCAGGATCGACGGCGATGAGATCGTCTACAACAAGTTCTTCGACATCGGCATGGCCGTCTCCACGCCGCAAGGCCTGATGGTTCCGATTATCCGCGACTGCGACGCCAAGTCCTTTGCCGCTGTGGAAGCAGAACTGGGCGACGTAGCGGGCCGCGCGCGCGACGGCAAGATCAAGATGGAGGAATTGCAGGGCGGTAGTTTTTCCATCACCAACGGCGGCATTTTCGGTTCTCTGCTCTCCACCCCGATCCTCAATCCGCCGCAAGCCGGGATCCTCGGGCTACACAAGATCGAGGAGCGGCCCATCGCTCTGAAGGGCGAGGTCGCGATCCGTCCGATGATGTACGTGGCGCTGTCCTACGACCACCGTCTGGTCGACGGCCGCGAGGCTGTGGGCTTCCTGGTCAAGGTCAAGCAAGCCATCGAAGATCCGGAAACGCTGCTGTTGGAGCTCTAG
- a CDS encoding glycosyltransferase family protein, which yields MHPPIRILYFGNVQGLFGHQKFYLIPQRLVNGFTRCGHMVYALNDRDFARYANPFRSRAFGARKVDGKLLAVCRDYRPDLVVLSNCEMVSNEAVHALREILPEVRVAYRNVDSLNMSGNRKKVERRLGVVDTIFLTSSVTGLQDPSGRTKLAFMPNPIDPSLDRGRAFEIARPRYDLFFAGQAIRDQTDSRPAILGRLQRELGDLRLGFFGSAVGRSSLYGQDYLDALADSAMGLSLDREDENPLYASDRMSHYLGNGLLTFVKRGKGFERFFTDREVAWFNGADDVIETVRRLATDSKQRQQIAEAGWRRARELFDCARIAAWIVELSLDRPFSQKYPWVDG from the coding sequence ATGCATCCGCCCATCAGGATCCTGTATTTCGGAAACGTTCAGGGGCTCTTCGGTCATCAGAAATTCTATTTGATACCTCAGCGGCTCGTGAACGGTTTCACCAGGTGCGGCCATATGGTCTATGCCCTGAACGACCGCGACTTCGCGCGCTACGCCAACCCCTTTCGCAGCCGGGCCTTCGGCGCGCGCAAAGTCGACGGCAAGCTGCTCGCGGTCTGCCGTGACTATCGCCCGGACCTGGTTGTACTCTCGAACTGCGAAATGGTCTCGAACGAAGCGGTTCATGCCCTGCGGGAGATCCTGCCGGAGGTCCGGGTCGCCTACCGCAATGTGGACAGCCTCAACATGAGCGGGAATCGCAAGAAGGTTGAGCGCCGCCTTGGGGTCGTGGACACGATCTTTTTGACGTCGAGCGTGACCGGGCTGCAGGATCCGAGCGGCCGCACGAAACTCGCCTTCATGCCCAATCCGATCGACCCTAGCCTCGACCGCGGCCGTGCCTTCGAGATAGCGCGCCCGCGCTACGATCTTTTTTTCGCAGGCCAGGCGATCCGGGACCAGACGGACAGCCGGCCCGCGATCCTCGGCCGACTGCAGCGCGAGCTCGGCGATTTGAGGCTCGGTTTCTTCGGCTCAGCCGTGGGCCGGTCGTCTCTCTACGGACAGGACTACCTCGATGCGCTGGCGGACTCGGCCATGGGCCTCTCGCTCGACCGGGAAGACGAGAATCCGCTCTACGCCTCGGACCGCATGTCGCACTACCTGGGCAACGGCCTGCTGACCTTCGTGAAGCGCGGCAAAGGGTTCGAGCGCTTCTTCACCGACCGGGAGGTCGCCTGGTTCAACGGCGCCGACGATGTGATCGAAACTGTTCGGCGGCTGGCGACGGACAGCAAACAGCGGCAGCAGATCGCAGAAGCCGGATGGCGCCGGGCCCGAGAGTTGTTCGACTGCGCGCGCATCGCCGCCTGGATCGTGGAGCTGAGTCTCGACCGTCCCTTCAGTCAGAAGTATCCCTGGGTCGATGGGTGA
- a CDS encoding class I SAM-dependent methyltransferase: MSSVARAAYALGQTARVGVYFGQYALSARLTRPVKPKRPIRGPFAGQEEILADLRGLLQRDWANIEAGLYRMPYDLLEEPVGALRRASRYFRDLRSVERRRHSGGHDEVLTQADRARYPRYYLQNFHFQSDGWLSPDSAAIYDHQVEVLFTGGADAMRRQALVPLGEFLHHRRSAATRMIDIACGTGRFLTFVKDNYPRLPVTALDLSPDYLAQTARNLRRWRGVETHQAAAETTGLPDASYDLASCIFLFHELPPKVRPQVAAEIARILKPGGRLLFVDSIQKGDQSSYDGLLDYFPVAFHEPYYSSYVETDLEALFGQAGLKTLSVERAYFSRVMVLEKSR; encoded by the coding sequence ATGTCCAGCGTTGCACGGGCGGCTTACGCCCTTGGACAAACCGCGCGGGTCGGCGTTTACTTCGGCCAGTACGCGCTTTCGGCCCGCTTGACCCGGCCCGTCAAGCCGAAGCGGCCGATCCGAGGGCCCTTCGCAGGACAGGAGGAGATCCTTGCCGATCTGCGCGGGCTGCTCCAGCGCGACTGGGCGAACATCGAGGCCGGTCTCTATCGCATGCCCTATGACTTGCTGGAGGAGCCGGTCGGCGCGCTGCGCCGCGCTTCGCGCTATTTCCGCGATCTCCGCTCGGTCGAACGGCGGCGGCATAGCGGCGGGCATGACGAAGTGCTGACCCAGGCGGATCGAGCACGTTATCCGCGCTACTACCTACAGAACTTCCACTTTCAGTCCGATGGTTGGCTGTCGCCCGATTCGGCGGCGATCTACGATCATCAGGTGGAGGTGCTCTTCACCGGCGGTGCCGATGCCATGCGCCGCCAGGCCCTGGTGCCGCTGGGCGAGTTCCTGCACCACCGCCGCTCGGCCGCGACCCGGATGATCGATATCGCCTGCGGAACCGGCCGCTTCCTGACTTTCGTCAAGGACAACTACCCGCGGCTACCGGTGACTGCGTTGGATCTCAGCCCGGACTATCTCGCTCAAACGGCGCGCAACCTGCGGCGCTGGCGCGGGGTCGAGACGCATCAGGCCGCCGCCGAAACCACCGGTCTGCCGGATGCCAGCTACGACCTGGCGAGCTGCATCTTCCTGTTCCACGAGTTGCCGCCGAAGGTGCGGCCGCAGGTTGCCGCCGAAATCGCCCGCATTCTCAAGCCCGGCGGGCGGCTGCTCTTCGTCGACTCGATCCAGAAGGGCGACCAGTCGTCCTACGACGGCCTGCTGGACTACTTCCCGGTCGCCTTCCACGAACCTTACTACAGCAGCTACGTCGAAACCGACCTGGAGGCGCTCTTCGGCCAGGCCGGGCTGAAAACCCTGTCGGTCGAACGCGCCTACTTCTCGCGCGTCATGGTTTTGGAGAAGTCCAGGTAA
- a CDS encoding SDR family NAD(P)-dependent oxidoreductase, translating to MTRGNDTRGAYRRAVITGASSGIGEAFARSLSDGTDLLLTGRNEAALEALADELSRDGRHIERLVADLAEDKGRDSLVAVSQAFAPDLLINNAGLGTFGRMIDNEPMSERAMVEVNVVAPTVITRALLPGMLQRAREDERRAGLVMIASTAAFQPLPYFATYAATKAFDYFYAQGLASELEYEPIDVLTVCPGPTKTRFFERAGNGKEPSGPRMSSATEVAHRALRALGQQDVVTIGAGNRAYRGIAKLLPERVLRGPTRRVLRSSMKGR from the coding sequence ATGACACGAGGGAACGACACACGAGGCGCCTACCGGCGCGCCGTCATCACCGGTGCCTCCAGCGGCATCGGCGAGGCCTTCGCACGGTCTTTGTCCGACGGAACCGATCTGCTGCTGACCGGCCGGAACGAAGCGGCTTTGGAGGCCCTGGCCGATGAGTTGTCGAGGGACGGTCGCCATATCGAGAGGCTGGTGGCCGATCTGGCGGAAGACAAGGGCCGCGACTCTTTGGTCGCGGTGTCCCAGGCTTTCGCTCCGGATTTGCTGATCAACAATGCCGGTCTCGGGACTTTTGGCCGCATGATCGACAATGAGCCCATGAGCGAGCGTGCCATGGTTGAGGTCAACGTGGTGGCGCCGACGGTGATCACGCGCGCGCTTCTGCCCGGTATGCTGCAGCGCGCCCGGGAGGACGAACGCCGGGCCGGTCTGGTGATGATCGCGTCGACCGCGGCCTTTCAGCCCTTGCCCTACTTCGCAACCTACGCCGCGACCAAGGCCTTCGACTATTTCTACGCGCAGGGGTTGGCCAGCGAGCTGGAGTACGAGCCGATCGATGTGCTGACGGTCTGTCCCGGCCCCACGAAGACCCGCTTTTTCGAGCGGGCCGGTAACGGCAAGGAACCCTCCGGTCCGCGGATGAGCTCGGCGACGGAGGTCGCACATCGGGCGCTGCGCGCTCTCGGCCAGCAGGATGTGGTCACGATCGGGGCAGGCAATCGCGCCTACCGCGGCATCGCGAAGTTGCTGCCCGAGCGGGTGTTGCGCGGACCGACCCGCCGGGTTTTGCGCAGCAGCATGAAGGGGAGGTAG
- a CDS encoding DUF427 domain-containing protein, with protein sequence MRRLEPGPGQESVWDYPRPPRLEPVAERLQVLFNGVLVADTTQGFRVLETSHPPTYYIPPADVQTKLLKPAPGRSLCEFKGEAAYWTLTVSGRVSERAAWSYPAPWRPFEVLKKHYCFYASRVDECRVAGESVQSQAGDFYGGWITGRIVGPFKGAPGTMGW encoded by the coding sequence TTGCGAAGACTCGAGCCCGGTCCGGGCCAGGAATCGGTCTGGGACTACCCTCGCCCGCCGCGGCTCGAGCCAGTGGCCGAGCGGCTACAGGTCCTCTTCAACGGCGTCCTGGTGGCGGATACGACCCAGGGCTTCCGGGTTCTGGAGACCAGCCATCCGCCCACCTACTACATTCCGCCGGCAGACGTGCAGACCAAGCTGTTGAAACCGGCACCGGGGCGATCGCTCTGCGAGTTCAAGGGTGAAGCCGCCTACTGGACTCTGACCGTTTCGGGCCGTGTGTCCGAACGGGCTGCCTGGTCTTATCCAGCGCCCTGGCGGCCCTTCGAAGTCTTGAAGAAGCACTACTGCTTCTACGCCAGCCGGGTCGACGAGTGCCGCGTCGCCGGCGAAAGCGTTCAGTCCCAGGCGGGCGATTTCTACGGCGGTTGGATCACCGGCCGCATCGTCGGCCCCTTCAAGGGCGCGCCCGGCACGATGGGATGGTGA
- a CDS encoding YciI family protein — MLFALVCTDKPGTVEVRKDNRPRHLQFLERHSDQLVYAGPLIGEDGDTPAGSLIILDVPDRTAAEAFAQQDPYAEAGLFQSVSIKPTRRVYPKL; from the coding sequence ATGCTGTTTGCGCTTGTCTGTACGGACAAGCCGGGCACGGTCGAGGTTCGCAAGGACAATCGGCCCCGGCACCTGCAGTTCCTGGAACGGCATTCCGACCAACTGGTCTATGCAGGACCTTTGATCGGCGAGGACGGTGACACGCCGGCCGGCAGCCTGATCATTCTCGACGTGCCCGACCGCACCGCCGCCGAGGCTTTCGCCCAGCAAGACCCCTACGCGGAAGCCGGACTGTTCCAGTCCGTCAGCATCAAGCCGACGCGCCGGGTTTACCCCAAGCTCTGA
- a CDS encoding TIGR02466 family protein gives MTTPLPQGDPRRPAGGQAQVQLRLMFPTPVALAQLPNAEPLNADLKRIVLERERNHAGSAHSNLGGWQSNWDFAEWGGKPAAALLTGAKRLADDLTCDRKGEKVRPDWQANAWANINRSGHGNEFHTHPGCFWSGVYYVDDGGIAADPSLGGEFEIQDPRGVAPAMYAPRLTVAATGGAAMGASETISPRAGLMVLFPSWLSHAVRPYFGTATRISIAFNLSL, from the coding sequence ATGACGACTCCACTCCCGCAAGGCGACCCGCGCCGACCGGCTGGAGGCCAAGCTCAGGTTCAGCTGCGTCTGATGTTTCCAACGCCCGTCGCTTTGGCGCAGCTCCCGAACGCCGAACCGCTGAACGCCGACCTGAAGCGAATCGTGCTCGAGCGCGAGCGGAACCATGCCGGCAGCGCCCATTCCAACTTGGGCGGCTGGCAATCGAACTGGGACTTCGCCGAGTGGGGCGGCAAACCGGCGGCCGCCCTGCTGACGGGCGCCAAGCGACTGGCCGACGACCTGACCTGCGATCGCAAGGGCGAGAAAGTTCGCCCCGACTGGCAGGCGAACGCCTGGGCCAACATCAACCGAAGCGGCCACGGCAACGAGTTCCACACGCACCCGGGCTGCTTCTGGTCGGGGGTCTACTACGTCGACGACGGCGGGATCGCGGCCGATCCCTCGCTCGGCGGCGAATTCGAGATCCAGGATCCGCGCGGCGTCGCCCCGGCCATGTACGCGCCGCGCCTCACCGTGGCGGCAACCGGTGGTGCCGCGATGGGGGCCAGTGAGACCATCAGCCCGCGCGCCGGACTGATGGTGCTGTTCCCCTCATGGCTCAGTCATGCCGTGCGGCCTTATTTCGGCACGGCCACGCGTATCTCCATCGCCTTCAATCTCAGTCTCTAG
- the tsaD gene encoding tRNA (adenosine(37)-N6)-threonylcarbamoyltransferase complex transferase subunit TsaD, whose translation MLVLGLESSCDETAVALVNDAGEVRANLVLSQLAEHRPYGGVVPEIAARSHLDHLDGLIVKALQEAGVGFDDLDGVAATLGPGLIGGVLVAAMTGKAIAAARALPFVAVNHLEGHALTARLTDGLDFPYLLLLVSGGHCQLLAVEGVGCYRRYGGTIDDAVGEAFDKTAKLLALDYPGGPAVERAAQEGDPERFVLPRPLKGRPDCDFSFSGLKTAVRQQAERLGDLSPRDRADLAASFQASVADVLVDRSRNALARFRRDTGQPGPLVVAGGVAANRNLRQALAALTEAEGTVLVAPPPKLCTDNAAMIAWAGLERLRLGQSDPLNARARPRWPLEELRTPESELEARS comes from the coding sequence ATGCTGGTCCTCGGTCTGGAGTCTTCTTGCGACGAGACGGCGGTCGCGTTGGTGAACGACGCGGGCGAGGTCCGTGCCAATCTCGTCCTTTCGCAACTGGCCGAACATCGACCCTACGGCGGCGTGGTTCCGGAAATCGCCGCCCGCAGTCATCTGGACCACCTCGACGGCCTTATCGTCAAGGCGTTGCAGGAGGCCGGCGTCGGCTTCGACGATTTGGACGGCGTCGCCGCCACGCTCGGACCCGGCTTGATCGGCGGCGTGCTTGTCGCGGCCATGACCGGAAAGGCGATCGCCGCTGCGCGCGCGCTGCCCTTCGTCGCCGTGAATCACTTGGAAGGCCACGCTCTCACGGCCAGGCTGACCGACGGTCTGGATTTCCCCTACCTGCTGCTGCTGGTATCCGGCGGTCACTGCCAGTTGCTCGCGGTCGAAGGAGTCGGTTGCTACCGTCGTTATGGCGGCACCATCGACGATGCGGTCGGCGAGGCTTTCGACAAGACAGCCAAGCTGCTTGCGCTCGACTATCCAGGAGGTCCGGCGGTGGAGCGGGCGGCGCAGGAGGGCGACCCGGAACGCTTCGTCTTGCCGCGCCCCTTGAAGGGACGCCCCGACTGCGACTTTTCGTTCTCCGGCTTGAAGACGGCCGTGCGTCAGCAGGCCGAACGGCTGGGCGATCTCTCGCCTCGGGATCGCGCCGATCTGGCGGCCAGCTTCCAGGCTTCCGTGGCCGACGTCCTGGTGGATCGCAGCCGCAACGCCCTCGCCCGTTTTCGCCGGGACACCGGCCAGCCCGGACCCCTCGTCGTGGCCGGTGGCGTGGCGGCCAATCGCAACCTGCGTCAAGCGCTCGCGGCCCTGACCGAGGCCGAGGGCACGGTGCTGGTTGCGCCGCCTCCGAAGCTCTGTACCGACAATGCGGCGATGATCGCCTGGGCCGGGCTGGAGCGGTTGCGCCTGGGACAAAGCGATCCTCTGAATGCCCGCGCGCGGCCGCGTTGGCCTTTGGAGGAGCTGCGGACGCCGGAAAGTGAATTGGAGGCCAGATCATGA
- a CDS encoding serine aminopeptidase domain-containing protein, with protein sequence MLLTWASQTAFGKRALPCLALLAFMVAASGSSLAQSNLARVPGGSGAWLAPTPALTGDNPLALADPQGTAVLIFLPGSSTEGRPDICRPLDSRLGTTPQAFQRLAGRTLAGKTLAVFGFCSETKLGSFRKDRYAGEPKVIGRKNDLRTLVEALRAAGLPAEQLFLAGHSAGGWAALLLQRDRPFEINAVLAFAPAFTGPRATRTESWSRLRREMITRLSEAERLQALVVAVQGDPYNRPQDLAFLAQIPGVRLIGLSSDELEGRPCEAGSPHQLIYRDCFSDTQVDRIAAYLEQSLQGSDQRGPQNR encoded by the coding sequence ATGCTCCTTACATGGGCAAGTCAGACTGCCTTTGGCAAGCGCGCGCTGCCGTGCCTTGCATTGCTGGCCTTCATGGTCGCCGCCAGTGGGTCGAGTCTGGCGCAATCAAACCTGGCGCGGGTCCCTGGGGGCAGCGGTGCCTGGCTTGCACCGACCCCGGCCTTGACTGGCGACAACCCTCTGGCGCTTGCCGATCCGCAGGGAACGGCAGTGCTGATCTTCCTGCCCGGCAGTTCAACAGAAGGTCGGCCCGACATCTGTCGCCCGCTGGACTCTCGCCTCGGAACCACGCCTCAGGCCTTTCAGCGCCTCGCCGGGCGGACGCTGGCCGGCAAAACCCTTGCCGTTTTCGGATTCTGCAGCGAAACGAAGCTCGGCAGCTTCCGCAAGGACCGCTATGCCGGCGAGCCGAAGGTCATCGGCCGAAAAAACGACTTGCGCACCCTGGTCGAGGCCCTCCGCGCCGCCGGTCTGCCGGCGGAGCAGCTGTTTCTCGCCGGTCATTCGGCCGGGGGCTGGGCCGCGCTTCTGCTGCAGCGGGATCGTCCTTTCGAAATCAATGCGGTTCTTGCCTTCGCTCCGGCCTTCACGGGACCGCGCGCCACGCGCACGGAAAGCTGGAGCCGGTTGCGCCGCGAGATGATTACCCGCCTGAGCGAGGCCGAGCGGCTGCAAGCTCTGGTCGTCGCCGTCCAAGGCGATCCCTACAACCGCCCTCAGGACCTCGCTTTCCTTGCACAAATCCCGGGCGTCCGTCTGATCGGCCTGTCCAGCGACGAACTCGAAGGACGTCCCTGCGAAGCTGGCAGCCCACATCAGTTGATCTACCGTGACTGCTTTTCCGACACCCAGGTCGACCGCATAGCCGCCTACTTGGAGCAAAGCCTCCAGGGGTCGGATCAACGCGGCCCGCAGAACCGCTAA
- the hemC gene encoding hydroxymethylbilane synthase: MTLDTPMIRLGTRGSPLALAQATEVQRRLIAAHPDLSEDGAVRVVEIKTTGDRVTDRPLAEIGGKGLFTKEIEAALAAREIDVAVHSMKDVPTWLPDGLELAAYLPREDVRDAFFSPHADSVAALPEGARVGSASLRRQAQLLLVRPDLKVGLIRGNVETRLRKLAAGEVDATLLAVAGLNRLGRAAAIQTRLSTDEMLPAVGQGAVGLEIRSDDEDTYKYIRTLNDVATETRVSAERACLEVLEGSCRTPIAALAEIGERERFHLRVLLAEPDGSAAWRTEREGPLGDALPLARDAGAELRRSAGEAFFERLADLF, translated from the coding sequence ATGACCTTAGACACTCCGATGATCCGCCTCGGAACCCGAGGCAGCCCGCTCGCCCTTGCACAGGCGACCGAGGTACAGCGTCGCCTGATCGCCGCTCACCCGGACCTGTCCGAAGACGGTGCCGTACGCGTGGTCGAAATCAAAACCACCGGCGACCGTGTCACCGATCGTCCGCTCGCGGAGATCGGCGGCAAAGGCCTCTTCACGAAAGAAATCGAGGCGGCTTTGGCTGCGCGCGAGATCGACGTTGCGGTCCACTCCATGAAGGATGTGCCGACCTGGCTGCCCGATGGCCTCGAGTTGGCGGCTTACCTGCCGCGGGAAGATGTGCGCGATGCCTTCTTCTCGCCGCATGCCGACTCCGTCGCCGCCTTGCCTGAGGGTGCGCGTGTCGGAAGCGCCTCGCTGCGTCGCCAAGCACAGCTTCTTCTGGTCCGGCCAGACCTGAAGGTCGGGCTGATTCGAGGAAACGTCGAGACACGGCTGCGCAAGTTGGCCGCCGGTGAGGTCGACGCCACACTGCTGGCGGTCGCTGGCCTCAACCGCCTGGGCCGCGCCGCCGCGATCCAGACGCGTCTTTCGACCGACGAGATGCTGCCGGCCGTCGGTCAGGGCGCCGTCGGCCTGGAAATTCGTTCGGACGACGAAGATACGTACAAGTACATACGCACGCTGAACGATGTGGCGACGGAAACCAGGGTCTCCGCGGAGCGGGCCTGCCTGGAGGTTCTGGAAGGATCTTGCCGTACGCCCATCGCCGCTTTGGCCGAGATCGGCGAACGTGAGCGCTTCCATTTACGGGTCCTGCTCGCCGAACCGGATGGCTCGGCCGCCTGGCGGACCGAACGCGAAGGGCCGCTCGGCGATGCCCTGCCTCTGGCTCGGGATGCAGGCGCCGAACTGCGTAGGTCGGCCGGCGAAGCTTTCTTCGAGCGGCTGGCCGACCTCTTCTGA